The following nucleotide sequence is from Zea mays cultivar B73 chromosome 1, Zm-B73-REFERENCE-NAM-5.0, whole genome shotgun sequence.
TTTAAAATACATGTTAGCTTAAGTAacaatcctcaataaagaagctaaagatgggatacatctatataagaaggccgagcccaccggcatttagcaccatccacaacagaacaaaattacaacctgaaaaacaacagggaataaaaccctgagtacgcaattactcagcaagacttacccgactaaagaaaagactctcaagggtatgctggtttatcgggaatcaaggtaaagcttatcaaatttcaaagactcattttcgcagaaaagcttactagtagtggatccttatgtaaaaattttacttcacaaattaagtacttttcctgaatctagatttgcttGGTCTACAACATttacttgtcctacactagcttcattTTATCAACTTTaatttcacttgttatctacgatgcagggcagtgatccagtcttcatgtccgagaagtaacggcgatctgaatcaattaatactcagctgaggatctccaaccacacgacatatgtagcacttaacccttgcatatgtcaactcgcccacgggtttctcaagaccagaacgggttcacgcGACCCGAGAGCACAGCACCCCACCATCCAACCACTTGCCAGGTGGGCACAtgttactctcgccatctctccgctCCCAGTGCGTGCGAGCTATTCTGGTATTGGTTCgaccgaggctaagcttacccatgatgaggcatgtggccagttaaagggtcctagatcagcaagcCTACTTTCGGTGCGGTCCTTAaacgacacagacgggcgacctttcctgctcagcGTCTGGTCTAGATTTATTCCAACCATTTTCCCATTTTTGGTACCCGACAGGGGTACTCTTTTCGAATGATGAACCCACTTCGGCCGAAGGGGAATCATCACTATAAGTTTGCTTTGATTTTTAAACAAAAAGCCCATAACAGTGTTCCACATCATTCTTTTTTAAAAGAAACAACTTTTAGTTTTTCTAAGCAGAGCTAAGTCTCATTAGTTCTCTTTGTAAAACAGGtagcaaggaaggtaatcaaattccaaggaatggCAATGCATCAAGTGTTtcatcactcaactcctatcacctaatgcagcatataagtgataaaaattttataacaacaaggaggtggcaaatgcactggggcttgcctgggaTACACTAGGTTAGTGTGGTTAGATGACGTCCGCTTGGTGAGCATCAACAATCCTGACACTTGATCAAGTCGTCCCTATCGAGATGGGTTCATCAAAGCCACCTTGTGATCCATCCTGATCCATGCCCTCCAATTCACATAATCATCTAGCATACCTATTGGAGATGCATAGCGCATATGagcatgagcaagaacacaaaatAGATAATCTATACTAAAGAGGATAAATACTTAAAACAAGTCATCACAATTCCTATGAGCACACTATATGTGAAGATATTACTAAATACCACAAACGCATCTTTTACACTTAAATATATCTAACTCAAGCATCGAACAATCATAAGACTACACACAAGTCTTAAGCTCATGGACTAAAGCACACTGCCAACGGACTAACACTATTATTAGCACTAATGAACAACCCATTATTTATAATTATAGGGACACAAGAACACTGGTAAAGCTAATTCTATGTTGTAGGCATCATGACCAATGGGTTATCAATAATTGAGTTACATGATCATGCCTATAAAAACAAAACCAGTCAACTACAGTCACCATTCTATTCTACAGCAAAGAAGACAATAAACCTAATTGAGAACATGCCCAAGGCAGTCAACACAACCAAACACTTATACCCCATTGATGATTTTTGTTGCACTATATTAGCCAATACAATTATCTCAATCCACTACAGCCATAACAGGTGCAGATCTAAAAATTAGCCACCCAACTTCATTTATCAAGACAAGAACTAACTAAATCTAGGTATCCATACAAAAGAAACTCCAAGTAATCATTTTAATACTTGCTGATTTTGGACAGCAAAACAACAGCTATTTGTTtagctcataactcacaaaatattcaTCCTAAAAAgataaactaggactttctggaaagcttataagTCATATACAACCTTTGTATTATCATTACAGTGAGACTTGACACTTAGAATGGTCAAACAATGCTAACCGTAAATtctatccagatttggacagaattcgactacttacttcaaatattcataactggagtttcaaacatccaaatcaggtgatcctagaatttttagaaagctagtagaattgtctacAATTAATTTATAAAAATCCCAGGTTAGTTCAATATATATCAAGGTCAGAAAAcacgagaaaggctctgctgtccaaattgggacagattcagagatcctAACTCAAACAGCTGCAACTTAATTTATAGATcacaaaaagggtgatccaaaatttgttggaaagcttaagaaaaGTACTATAATTCTTCTATAATTACTAAGGGCTTATTCTTAGTTTAACTTAATCAAACAAGGCAGTTTTCGAAACctgtacagaatctggacagattctgaaactggacttggaaaaatcataactcctaaactactacacctatggtcatgaaatttttacacaagtaagataaagaagttCTCTACAACTTTCCAATATACCATTACTACAGAAAACATGGTTTACTTTATTGAACTAGTTGCAAAACTAAAACTGATCATGCAGTCCCAAACAACAAGAACTAATTTAGTTCCTATTTAGTTTCTAAAAATCTTAGCTTCTATAATTACTATGTTCTTGAAACATCCTAAAACAAGACATTCATGTCATCACACATTAGATGTTCATTCAAGCAACACTAATAACTCTCATCGGCAAAGTGCTAGAATTAATAAGCATATTCTTGGTACTACTAATTTAACCATACCGCACCAATTCATCTCCCAAAGTACTCTTTTTCTAAGCAAACATTATCTCCGCATACATAGAAACTAATTAATCACATATATAGACTAGTATACTTCATAATCAAGCACACAATCAATTCACATGACTTTCATTTTATCAAACACATGGAGCGCAAAAACAGCTAGGCAGCAGCAGGTGCTCACTGAGGTCGACAACAAGGCCAGGGTTGCGCAGATTCGGGGCGGAGCTCGCTGCGGTATTTCATCGAGCACATCGAGGGCACGACACGAAGGGGTTTCATGGATGTTGCTGTTGTACCGCGGCCGGGCATGAGGATAATCTGCGCAGGGCCAATCAGCAAGATTCGAGCAGGGAGAGATGAATTAGAGGTAGCGCTTGACAAACCTAGGGCAGGAGCAACCGGCCATCCAACGCAGGGGGCAGAGGTGAGCACCAGAGAGGGCAGCACGGCCAGCATCCATGGAAGAAGACTCAGCCACCAGGAATAGGAAGGGGCAGCAGCCAGAGGATGAGGGCGAGAGGAGATAGGAGACGGGTGGCCCGACGGCGTCCATGGCTGGGGCAGGGCGAGCTCAGCGATGGCGCCCTGGCAAGAGGAGGATCGGGAGCTCTGCACTATGGGAGATGGTGGTCGGCACTGGCGTTCAGGAGCAGCAGCAGCGGCATTTCCGGCGTTGGGGACTAGGGCGCCAGGGGAGGGAGCACGGTGTGCTTGCAGCGGACGTGGGGTGGGCGCGGCGGCTGAATATTCGAGAGAGAAGGACGCGTGGAGATAAACAAGAATTCCACATCGGTGGATACGAGAGGAAGCCAACACCTGTGATTGAGCGAGCAGAGACAAATCGATGGCCTGGAGAAAATCGAGTAGAAGCTATGTACGAAGGGATAAGAAGAGAAGTCTAGATGGTGGAGGATAAGGATCCGAGCGGCTTCAAGAAAATTCCTAAGGTGACGACACCATGGGAAATTATCAGCGACAAAAAAATTAAAACTGAAAAGGGTTTTTCTATGTTTCTCTCACACATTTTTTAAGACACTGATAGATTCCGGTTCTAGGATTTGGGTCTAAACGAGATGTAAACAGGATGAACCAAAATAA
It contains:
- the LOC103644558 gene encoding uncharacterized protein, with the protein product MGETGALIAETVAGSLGGLTSGAWYAAAAGRALHGVAAGCARELVGWCRAGLGSRAGVAGLLLIAAASWPGCRGRAARCRAPGTLVSRRRGGSVASGALGAGRPGLLLLLDFLQAIDLSLLAQSQVLASSRIHRCGILVYLHASFSLEYSAAAPTPRPLQAHRAPSPGALVPNAGNAAAAAPERQCRPPSPIVQSSRSSSCQGAIAELALPQPWTPSGHPSPISSRPHPLAAAPSYSWWLSLLPWMLAVLPSLVLTSAPCVGWPVAPALDYPHARPRYNSNIHETPSCRALDVLDEIPQRAPPRICATLALLSTSVC